In the genome of Desulfatiglans sp., one region contains:
- a CDS encoding HD domain-containing protein produces MTSDSSGSHDWYHTKRVYDLCMRIGNVEGADLDILGIAAYLHDIGRPYQDRAKGRVCHAEKGAELAKEILEKLIIPEEDRINIIHAIRTHRFRGKNVPETIEAKVLFDADKLDSIGAVGIGRAFLFAGEVGATLHNPDITPEESESYSKNDTCYREYRVKLMKIKDRILTKEGHRIALERHRFMEEFFKRFLIECSGAD; encoded by the coding sequence ATGACCTCCGATTCAAGCGGAAGCCATGACTGGTATCACACCAAAAGGGTTTATGACCTCTGCATGAGGATCGGTAATGTTGAGGGGGCAGACCTTGATATACTGGGGATTGCGGCCTATCTGCATGATATAGGTCGGCCATATCAGGACAGGGCAAAGGGCAGGGTGTGTCATGCGGAAAAGGGGGCAGAGCTCGCAAAGGAGATCCTTGAAAAGCTCATTATACCTGAGGAAGACAGAATAAACATTATACATGCTATAAGGACACACAGGTTCAGGGGTAAAAATGTCCCGGAAACCATTGAGGCAAAGGTGCTGTTTGATGCAGACAAACTTGACTCTATAGGCGCTGTGGGTATTGGCAGGGCATTTCTCTTTGCAGGCGAGGTTGGAGCAACACTGCATAACCCGGACATAACCCCTGAAGAGAGCGAATCCTACTCAAAAAATGATACCTGCTACCGTGAGTACCGGGTCAAGCTCATGAAGATCAAAGACCGCATTCTCACTAAAGAGGGCCACAGGATTGCCCTTGAAAGACACAGGTTTATGGAGGAATTTTTTAAACGATTCCTGATTGAATGCAGCGGCGCTGACTAG
- the topA gene encoding type I DNA topoisomerase: MIEDKKEKSTKTINRKTQTGKQLVIVESPAKARTINKYLGKDYLVMASVGHVRDLPGKNPKGVKNPVPGVDLENDFAPTYQIIKGKGTTVKDLKAAAKGAPGIWLATDLDREGEAIAWHLAEALDIDIKSAKRVVFNAITKQEIEKAFSQPQLIDMDKVNAQQARRILDRIVGYQVSPLLWKKVAGGLSAGRVQSVAVRLLVERERDIESFIPEEYWKITGYFTLDLNSWEKLGDELRAWFEKSSPKAKGRLTGRTVEEKNKWLFDHAGFTAELTEINGSKFRPQNYQEALDTAKRAGFILDKKIEEEEQDKNSRSGLFVVLKGYAGKGPEWRVKSIQTKRTKNRANAPYITSTLQQAAVNQLGFTTQTTMRTAQALYEGVEISGMGSVGLITYMRTDSTHLSPDAISMAREFIAKNYGEKYLPQKPNYFASSNKSAQEAHEAIRPTDVVLTPDRVRASLTDQQYKLYRIIWDRFVSSQMNEAEWDYTSVLISGVDNGDEFIFKATGRVLIFDGYYRVIGVPNSSDEAILPKLKNNQELAAFHIEPMQYFTSPPPRYTEASLVKKLEAEGIGRPSTYAQIIQVIQNRKYSEKIKNRFYATDLGKVVTDKLVDAFPDILQVGYTRDMEQKLDDIADKHADWVQMLRDFYGPFKTDLEKAYSDMEHAKAEIEPAPHKCPQCGSGTVYRFGKNGRFLSCASYPACKYAAPIDRNGAPSVPEQTDIACPKCGEPMLMKKGRFGPFISCKRYPECDGILNLDKKGHLTLPKVPPLVTDLKCPKCEANMNIRRGAKGPWLSCSRFPKCRGRLGWAPLDDKTKKSIEKALDEHEKNNPLPVIKNLQGEEIGENYTPKMGNPVEEEGSQDKDI, translated from the coding sequence ATGATAGAAGATAAAAAAGAAAAGAGTACTAAGACAATAAACCGGAAAACCCAGACAGGAAAACAGCTTGTTATTGTTGAGTCTCCAGCCAAGGCACGCACCATAAACAAATACCTGGGCAAGGACTATCTTGTAATGGCATCGGTTGGGCACGTAAGGGACCTCCCCGGTAAAAATCCGAAGGGCGTTAAAAATCCTGTGCCTGGCGTTGATCTTGAGAATGACTTTGCCCCGACCTATCAGATAATCAAGGGTAAGGGGACGACAGTAAAGGATCTTAAGGCTGCCGCAAAAGGGGCACCAGGCATATGGCTCGCAACAGACCTTGACCGTGAAGGGGAGGCCATTGCATGGCACCTCGCAGAGGCCCTTGATATTGACATCAAAAGCGCCAAACGTGTTGTGTTTAATGCCATCACAAAACAGGAGATAGAAAAGGCATTCAGTCAACCTCAGCTCATTGACATGGATAAGGTCAATGCACAGCAGGCAAGGAGGATACTTGACAGGATTGTGGGGTACCAGGTCTCACCGCTCCTCTGGAAAAAGGTGGCAGGGGGGTTAAGCGCAGGCAGGGTGCAGTCTGTGGCAGTAAGGCTGCTTGTTGAGAGAGAAAGGGATATAGAGTCATTCATCCCGGAGGAATACTGGAAGATTACAGGCTATTTTACCTTAGATCTCAACTCGTGGGAAAAGCTGGGGGATGAACTGAGGGCATGGTTTGAAAAATCTTCGCCCAAGGCAAAGGGTAGATTAACCGGCAGGACTGTTGAAGAAAAGAATAAATGGCTCTTTGACCATGCTGGTTTTACAGCGGAACTGACAGAGATAAACGGCAGTAAATTCAGACCGCAAAACTACCAGGAGGCGCTTGATACAGCAAAAAGGGCAGGCTTCATACTTGATAAAAAGATAGAGGAAGAGGAGCAGGATAAAAACAGCAGGAGTGGTCTTTTTGTGGTGCTTAAGGGTTATGCTGGAAAAGGCCCTGAATGGCGTGTCAAATCAATTCAGACGAAACGCACAAAAAACAGGGCCAATGCGCCATATATTACCAGCACCCTTCAACAGGCAGCAGTAAACCAGCTGGGTTTTACAACTCAGACCACCATGCGCACTGCCCAGGCCCTTTATGAGGGCGTTGAAATAAGCGGCATGGGTTCTGTCGGCCTTATCACCTACATGAGAACCGATTCTACACACCTCTCACCTGATGCCATCTCAATGGCAAGAGAATTCATAGCAAAGAATTATGGGGAAAAATATCTTCCTCAAAAACCAAACTATTTTGCCTCGTCAAACAAATCGGCCCAGGAGGCGCATGAGGCTATCAGGCCGACTGATGTTGTACTCACCCCTGACAGGGTAAGGGCATCGCTCACTGATCAGCAGTACAAGCTTTACCGGATCATATGGGACAGGTTCGTTTCATCCCAGATGAACGAGGCAGAGTGGGATTATACCTCTGTCCTGATTTCAGGGGTCGATAATGGGGATGAGTTTATATTCAAAGCAACAGGAAGGGTGCTGATCTTTGACGGCTATTACAGGGTTATTGGCGTACCCAATTCATCGGATGAGGCTATACTGCCCAAGTTAAAAAACAACCAGGAGTTAGCTGCCTTTCATATTGAACCCATGCAGTATTTTACATCTCCACCGCCCAGGTATACTGAGGCATCACTTGTGAAAAAACTTGAGGCAGAGGGTATTGGCAGGCCAAGCACCTATGCCCAGATAATACAGGTCATACAGAACAGAAAATATTCCGAAAAGATCAAGAATCGTTTTTATGCAACAGACCTTGGAAAGGTGGTTACAGATAAACTGGTTGATGCATTCCCGGACATCCTACAGGTAGGCTATACCAGGGATATGGAGCAGAAGCTGGATGATATAGCTGACAAACATGCTGACTGGGTGCAGATGCTCAGGGATTTTTATGGCCCCTTTAAGACCGACCTTGAGAAGGCATACAGTGACATGGAACATGCCAAGGCTGAGATAGAGCCTGCTCCCCATAAATGCCCCCAGTGCGGGAGCGGAACAGTATACCGCTTTGGTAAAAACGGGCGTTTCTTAAGCTGTGCAAGCTATCCAGCTTGCAAATATGCCGCGCCCATAGACCGGAACGGGGCGCCCTCTGTACCAGAGCAGACTGACATAGCCTGCCCCAAATGCGGAGAGCCGATGCTCATGAAAAAGGGACGTTTCGGGCCTTTTATAAGTTGTAAAAGATACCCTGAGTGTGACGGGATACTTAACCTGGATAAAAAAGGCCATCTGACGCTGCCAAAGGTTCCACCTCTTGTTACTGATCTGAAATGCCCTAAATGTGAGGCTAATATGAACATAAGAAGAGGGGCAAAAGGCCCCTGGCTTAGCTGTTCCAGGTTCCCGAAATGCAGGGGAAGGCTGGGCTGGGCGCCCCTTGATGATAAGACAAAAAAATCTATAGAAAAGGCCCTTGATGAACATGAAAAGAATAACCCTCTGCCTGTAATAAAAAACCTGCAAGGGGAGGAGATTGGAGAAAACTATACACCGAAAATGGGAAATCCCGTGGAGGAAGAGGGTAGCCAGGATAAGGATATATAA
- the dprA gene encoding DNA-protecting protein DprA: protein MSLWSNKKCYWIALSGIKGIGNVTFKNLLSKFGDPEAILRVSRSELSDVNGLRKETVQDIVNQRFEIDPEAELKKAGACGARIVTFHDPEYPATLKEVHDPPMILYMKGACIPQNKSFIAVVGSRNATHYGLKVAEEFGQGLARRGLGIVSGMALGIDAWSHWGCIAGKGFTVAVLGSGIDIVYPVANRKLYDKICETGTIVSEFPMGTSPSPPNFPQRNRIISGLARGVLVVEATKNSGSLITASIALDQGKDVFAVPGSIESYKSRGCHFLIKHGAMLAENADDIMEGLGLNYPGISKGDTMIKRVLPEMNDMEKTIFEIIGDYPMHIDEIQKLGNIVSGELSGTLTKLELKGIIKQLPGKMFIK, encoded by the coding sequence ATGTCCTTATGGTCGAATAAAAAATGCTACTGGATTGCCCTGTCCGGGATAAAAGGTATAGGAAATGTAACCTTTAAAAACCTTTTATCAAAGTTTGGTGATCCTGAGGCAATTTTAAGGGTATCCAGATCGGAGTTATCCGATGTGAATGGCCTCAGGAAAGAGACTGTTCAGGATATAGTAAATCAGCGTTTTGAAATTGACCCTGAAGCTGAGTTGAAAAAGGCCGGGGCATGCGGCGCAAGGATTGTTACATTTCATGACCCTGAGTATCCTGCAACGCTTAAAGAGGTACATGACCCTCCCATGATCCTTTATATGAAAGGTGCATGTATTCCTCAAAACAAAAGCTTTATAGCGGTTGTCGGATCGAGAAATGCCACCCATTATGGATTAAAGGTGGCAGAGGAATTTGGTCAGGGGCTTGCAAGGCGAGGCCTTGGTATTGTAAGCGGCATGGCCCTCGGTATTGATGCCTGGTCACACTGGGGTTGTATTGCTGGAAAGGGCTTTACAGTTGCAGTCCTTGGAAGCGGTATTGATATAGTATACCCTGTAGCCAATAGAAAGCTCTATGATAAAATATGTGAGACCGGGACGATTGTGTCTGAATTTCCAATGGGGACATCCCCTTCGCCACCCAATTTCCCGCAGAGAAACAGGATCATAAGCGGTCTTGCCAGGGGGGTGCTGGTTGTGGAGGCCACAAAAAACAGCGGTTCACTTATAACTGCCTCCATTGCCCTTGATCAGGGCAAGGATGTATTTGCAGTTCCGGGGAGCATAGAATCTTATAAAAGCAGGGGATGCCATTTTTTGATAAAGCATGGCGCCATGCTTGCTGAAAATGCGGATGATATCATGGAAGGGCTTGGCCTGAATTATCCCGGTATTTCCAAGGGTGACACCATGATAAAAAGGGTTCTGCCTGAGATGAATGATATGGAAAAAACTATCTTTGAGATAATCGGTGATTACCCGATGCACATTGATGAGATACAGAAGCTGGGCAATATCGTCTCAGGCGAGCTTTCAGGCACCCTTACTAAACTGGAACTCAAGGGGATCATAAAACAGTTGCCTGGAAAGATGTTTATAAAGTAA
- a CDS encoding radical SAM protein, with protein MIKALLIQLPVPQLNYGHRTGNIPFAAACLRQAAGHIPNTETVIFPQVSASYMGDAALIDSILAMRPDIIGFTAYAWNIKRILYLVKEIKKSYSPKVVLGGPEVTGDNPLLVNNSLIDFCVYGEGEKVFAQLLTEPELWLRKGGQADAGRIFSASGSPYLSAILNPSIENSMLLETMRGCPYACSYCYYGKARRKPLFKPDILVTEGFEWAVSNDVKEVYFLDPSFNARPDLPALLKRLAHIKKGHNLTLISEIRGDSVDDRLATLLADAGFKWFEIGLQSTNSNALRLMNRKTDLNHFLKGIDALKKRGITTEIDLILGLPGDDPEGFKNTLEFIIDNNLGDDIQLFPLSILPGTGFRRDAEILGIKYDKNPPYTVISTGRFSEDEMLDAFIYAEKALEVSFYPMPDIDISFRGEESLHIERMPDVKAPLNGTYLYCKVWLHRNRAMEDLERVAGRVTHPYQLMVPPSVDDHGYVLRALSMFTEMNPHTPCEIVFFNPSHLPDMPRLLEASHIEMPHYLDGHLRPLYSRGGNRAILFTVVSSGDGSKFSGPMQRHVYWWQAFSLPEKDDINRFESQGFDCILIDSGVERHHIQSFQDKMADEAGDFIHITFSGLELNRRWLIKTMPDDYCPDILPKI; from the coding sequence ATGATCAAGGCGCTTTTAATCCAGCTACCTGTACCGCAGCTTAATTACGGCCACAGGACAGGTAATATCCCATTTGCCGCAGCATGCCTTAGGCAGGCGGCTGGTCATATACCCAATACTGAGACCGTTATCTTTCCGCAGGTAAGCGCTTCATATATGGGTGACGCAGCACTAATAGATAGTATCCTTGCTATGAGGCCTGATATCATTGGTTTTACCGCATATGCCTGGAACATAAAACGTATACTCTACCTGGTTAAGGAGATCAAAAAAAGCTATTCACCAAAGGTGGTGTTGGGTGGCCCTGAGGTGACAGGAGATAACCCCCTGCTTGTAAATAACAGCCTTATAGATTTCTGTGTATATGGCGAAGGTGAAAAGGTATTTGCACAGCTCTTAACTGAACCTGAACTATGGCTCAGGAAAGGCGGGCAGGCTGATGCAGGCAGGATATTCAGTGCATCCGGCAGCCCTTATCTTTCAGCGATTCTTAATCCATCCATAGAAAACAGCATGCTACTTGAGACCATGCGCGGCTGTCCATATGCATGCTCATACTGCTACTATGGCAAGGCAAGGAGAAAACCTCTATTCAAGCCAGACATACTTGTTACAGAGGGGTTTGAATGGGCAGTTTCAAATGATGTTAAGGAGGTATATTTTCTTGACCCATCATTTAACGCAAGGCCGGATCTTCCTGCCCTATTAAAAAGACTTGCACATATAAAAAAAGGGCATAATCTCACCCTGATAAGCGAGATCAGGGGAGACTCAGTGGATGATAGGCTTGCAACACTCCTTGCAGATGCCGGGTTCAAGTGGTTTGAGATAGGCCTTCAGAGTACAAATTCAAATGCCCTCCGCCTTATGAACAGAAAGACCGACCTGAATCATTTTTTAAAGGGTATAGATGCTTTAAAGAAGAGGGGTATCACTACAGAGATCGACCTTATACTGGGGCTACCGGGTGATGACCCTGAAGGGTTTAAAAATACCCTTGAGTTTATTATTGATAATAATCTTGGTGATGATATCCAGCTCTTTCCGCTCTCCATTCTGCCCGGAACAGGGTTCAGGCGGGATGCAGAAATACTTGGGATTAAATATGATAAAAACCCGCCATACACAGTAATATCGACTGGGCGATTTTCAGAGGATGAGATGCTGGATGCCTTTATTTATGCAGAAAAGGCGCTTGAGGTATCCTTTTACCCTATGCCTGATATTGACATCTCATTCAGGGGCGAAGAATCTCTCCATATTGAAAGAATGCCCGATGTAAAGGCGCCCCTTAATGGTACATATCTCTACTGCAAGGTATGGCTACACAGAAACCGTGCTATGGAGGATCTGGAAAGGGTCGCGGGCAGGGTTACTCACCCGTATCAGCTTATGGTTCCGCCATCTGTTGATGATCATGGTTATGTATTAAGGGCCTTATCCATGTTTACAGAGATGAACCCTCACACTCCCTGCGAGATTGTCTTTTTTAACCCGTCCCATTTGCCTGATATGCCCCGGTTATTAGAGGCATCTCATATTGAGATGCCCCATTATCTTGACGGCCATTTACGCCCCCTCTATTCTAGGGGTGGGAACCGCGCTATCCTTTTCACTGTAGTTAGCTCAGGGGATGGTTCAAAATTTTCCGGGCCGATGCAGAGGCATGTATACTGGTGGCAGGCATTTTCTCTTCCTGAAAAGGATGATATCAACAGGTTTGAATCGCAGGGGTTTGATTGCATACTGATAGATTCGGGTGTAGAGAGGCATCATATCCAAAGCTTTCAGGATAAGATGGCTGATGAGGCCGGTGATTTTATTCATATCACCTTTTCAGGGCTAGAACTAAACAGGCGCTGGCTGATTAAGACAATGCCGGATGATTACTGCCCGGATATCTTGCCAAAAATTTGA
- a CDS encoding GGDEF domain-containing protein, protein MADTKKDEIAQLKKDFINLLESRREERELMIDILNSFNLFAAGQEEISAKVRGIKERITPDGEIKPEDVKALNRDLKDSLLAKERESGAEQINEIELLTERFLESCRAIKKIMAAILEDFYPVSDDMKKAADAIRLECKGMPAEIDVKKPSDELLDFIGKIKIKISKDFTEINNTFMSLLGQVKELEKSLVTDFSGENNTNDLEKFESDINLQVGNISKSFDTYSTIEEIKEAVIGKLVKIKDLVSMKKKQEIEKTAAAKESIERLNQRINAVEKKAQQMTVKAKEYQKAAMRDGLTGLFTRGAFDAKIRENFEDYKAGKKEFSIIVFDVDKFKDINDKLGHIAGDKVLKKISECLEESFRKDDFIARYGGDEFTVIIEELTEEMARQRIEVFNKNLKKRRFVSQKHGEINLSVSSGTAQIMESDTIESLIDRADKAMYESKESQKGSSPK, encoded by the coding sequence ATGGCAGACACAAAAAAGGATGAAATAGCACAATTAAAAAAAGACTTCATCAACCTTTTAGAGTCCAGGAGAGAGGAAAGGGAGCTGATGATAGATATCCTTAACTCCTTCAACCTTTTTGCAGCAGGTCAGGAGGAGATATCTGCAAAGGTAAGGGGAATAAAGGAGAGAATAACCCCTGATGGGGAGATAAAGCCTGAGGATGTAAAGGCCCTTAACCGTGACCTGAAGGACTCTCTGCTTGCAAAGGAGCGTGAAAGTGGTGCTGAGCAGATAAATGAGATAGAGCTGCTCACAGAGAGGTTTCTCGAATCATGCAGGGCCATTAAAAAGATAATGGCAGCAATCCTTGAGGATTTTTATCCTGTGTCTGATGATATGAAAAAGGCAGCTGACGCCATCAGACTTGAATGCAAAGGCATGCCTGCTGAAATAGATGTTAAAAAACCTTCGGATGAGCTTCTGGATTTTATCGGCAAGATAAAGATCAAGATATCAAAGGATTTTACCGAGATAAACAACACCTTCATGAGCCTGCTTGGCCAGGTAAAGGAGCTTGAGAAGAGTCTTGTCACAGATTTCAGTGGTGAAAACAATACTAATGATTTGGAAAAATTTGAATCTGACATCAACCTGCAGGTAGGAAATATCTCCAAATCATTTGATACCTATTCAACAATAGAGGAGATTAAAGAGGCGGTTATAGGAAAGCTGGTCAAGATTAAGGACCTTGTATCCATGAAGAAAAAGCAGGAAATAGAAAAGACAGCCGCTGCAAAGGAGAGCATAGAAAGGCTTAACCAGAGGATCAACGCGGTTGAAAAAAAGGCCCAGCAGATGACAGTAAAGGCAAAGGAGTACCAGAAGGCAGCCATGAGGGACGGGCTCACCGGGCTCTTTACCCGCGGGGCCTTTGATGCAAAGATAAGAGAGAACTTTGAAGACTATAAGGCCGGAAAAAAGGAGTTTTCAATTATAGTATTTGATGTGGACAAGTTTAAGGATATCAATGACAAACTGGGCCATATCGCCGGGGACAAGGTGCTTAAAAAGATATCCGAATGCCTTGAGGAAAGCTTCAGAAAGGATGACTTCATAGCCCGGTATGGCGGTGATGAGTTTACAGTAATAATCGAAGAGCTCACAGAAGAGATGGCAAGGCAAAGGATAGAGGTGTTTAATAAAAATCTGAAAAAGAGACGGTTTGTCTCCCAGAAACACGGGGAGATAAACCTCTCTGTAAGCTCAGGAACAGCACAGATAATGGAGAGCGACACAATAGAGTCGCTTATAGACAGGGCTGATAAGGCTATGTATGAATCAAAGGAAAGCCAGAAAGGATCATCACCTAAATAA
- a CDS encoding SPFH domain-containing protein produces the protein MGTDNLIFLELIEWFDETGNELIYRIPEKGSGEIKFGAQLIVRESQAAVLFYKGKAVDAFGPGRHTLKTGNIPVLTKILSAPWGMTSPLRAEVYMVNLKVFTNLKWGTRDPVAFRDSELGLIRLRAHGIFNIRIIQPVLFINSLVGTMGMYSADQIGDYLKKVIVSRFNDHLGEHLDSIINLPGKYDMLAEGLQKRLQEDFSRFGLGLSQLYITSITPPPEVQKAIDDKSRLEIFDNLEGLIRMKAAMAIEKASENRGEAGSGMGMGLGLMMPAMFAEMLRPGEKRHQGHAQTASKCSDCGNSIPCESRFCPLCGHQQVVFSQCAHCNKNLPPNARFCPRCGHPADEKPQARLCRKCSTENIPGATFCNQCGEKLEQ, from the coding sequence ATGGGAACAGACAACCTGATTTTTCTTGAACTGATCGAATGGTTTGATGAGACAGGCAATGAACTTATATACAGGATACCTGAAAAGGGTTCAGGCGAGATAAAGTTCGGTGCACAGCTTATTGTGCGTGAAAGCCAGGCCGCTGTGTTGTTTTACAAGGGCAAGGCAGTGGATGCATTCGGCCCCGGAAGACATACCCTTAAGACAGGTAATATACCTGTCTTGACAAAAATCCTCTCTGCACCCTGGGGCATGACAAGCCCCCTTCGTGCTGAGGTCTATATGGTAAACCTCAAGGTCTTTACCAACCTGAAATGGGGCACAAGGGACCCTGTGGCATTCAGGGACAGTGAACTGGGGCTGATACGGCTGAGGGCGCACGGGATATTTAATATCAGGATCATTCAGCCTGTGCTTTTTATAAACAGCCTTGTAGGCACAATGGGCATGTACAGCGCTGATCAAATAGGCGATTACCTGAAAAAGGTGATTGTCTCCCGGTTTAATGACCACCTGGGTGAACACCTTGACAGCATCATAAACCTGCCGGGTAAATATGATATGCTTGCTGAAGGCCTCCAGAAACGTCTTCAGGAGGACTTTTCAAGGTTCGGCCTTGGGCTGAGCCAGTTATATATAACATCAATCACACCACCTCCGGAGGTTCAGAAGGCGATTGATGATAAGAGCAGGCTTGAGATCTTTGATAACCTTGAAGGGCTTATCAGGATGAAGGCGGCAATGGCCATAGAAAAGGCGTCGGAAAACAGGGGGGAAGCAGGCTCTGGCATGGGCATGGGGCTTGGCCTCATGATGCCTGCCATGTTCGCGGAAATGTTAAGGCCCGGAGAAAAGAGGCATCAGGGACATGCTCAAACAGCTAGTAAATGTTCTGACTGCGGAAACTCGATTCCGTGTGAATCAAGGTTTTGCCCCCTGTGCGGTCACCAGCAGGTTGTATTCAGCCAGTGCGCCCACTGCAATAAGAATCTTCCGCCAAATGCAAGGTTCTGCCCCAGATGCGGCCATCCGGCAGATGAGAAACCTCAGGCAAGGCTGTGCAGAAAATGTTCCACTGAAAATATCCCGGGGGCAACCTTCTGTAATCAGTGCGGTGAAAAACTGGAACAGTAA
- a CDS encoding Hsp33 family molecular chaperone HslO: MNANMHLAHYYRYHWESADLIVVTGEAAQVWAGYMAYCRRYEIPLPEKGNNAMLFRMFAAAGLAAVSLPEPEYWGWSVSFKGLSTGIFCGVEPNGMMCGTLLKSDPERNLVVVQRQAKNSPVTQSRFSLYTHDPVEAVEHYFAESEQTLIRIAVDDKGKGALLRPLPGGRFDKIEGLTDSELISRCFTLAADNEITLLQEMLIFYECPCNIEMITKMINSLPEDQQKELWGNLDHLEVSCPRCSRKYLISR, from the coding sequence ATGAACGCTAACATGCACCTTGCACATTATTACAGGTACCATTGGGAAAGCGCTGATCTTATTGTCGTTACCGGTGAGGCAGCACAAGTTTGGGCAGGCTACATGGCCTATTGCCGCAGGTATGAAATACCTCTCCCGGAAAAGGGCAATAACGCCATGCTTTTTCGCATGTTTGCAGCGGCAGGGCTTGCAGCAGTATCTCTTCCTGAACCGGAATACTGGGGATGGTCAGTAAGCTTTAAGGGATTAAGCACAGGGATATTCTGCGGTGTGGAGCCAAACGGCATGATGTGCGGGACATTGCTAAAGAGCGACCCAGAAAGGAACCTGGTGGTTGTCCAGAGACAGGCTAAAAATTCGCCTGTGACACAGAGTCGTTTTTCTCTTTATACCCATGACCCTGTTGAGGCGGTTGAGCATTACTTTGCAGAATCAGAGCAGACCCTGATCCGCATTGCTGTTGATGATAAAGGTAAAGGGGCCCTTTTAAGGCCACTTCCTGGTGGCAGGTTTGATAAAATAGAGGGGCTTACTGACAGCGAATTGATATCACGATGCTTCACGCTTGCAGCAGATAATGAAATCACCCTGCTTCAGGAGATGCTGATTTTTTATGAATGCCCCTGCAACATCGAGATGATAACAAAAATGATAAACTCACTCCCAGAAGACCAGCAGAAGGAGCTCTGGGGCAACCTTGATCACCTTGAGGTATCATGCCCCAGGTGCAGCAGAAAATATCTTATCAGCCGGTGA
- a CDS encoding citrate synthase gives MEKKALLAINGKNYELPIITGSEGEQAIDISSLRKLTGLITFDPGYANTGSCISSITFMDGEKGILRYRGIPIEQLAEKSTFVETSYLLINGKLPSQKELNGFSVMLNDTSLVHEDMRNFFSNFPRSSHPMGILSSMVNALRAFYPEIPERSEQEELNLTVTRLLSKIRTMAAMSYRISRGHSVVYPRHDYSYAANFLNMMFETPVRPYEIDPDLVKAMNVFWILHADHEQNCSTAAVRLVGSARVNLYAAISAGICALWGPLHGGANQSVIEMLEEIRQSGGKVAPYVARARDKNDPFRLMGFGHRVYKTYDPRAIIMKKWCHKVIEKLNISDPLLDIALELEEVALKDPYFIDHYLYPNIDFYSGILLRSISMPINMFTVLFAIGRLPGWIAQWKESMEDPDWKLQRPRQVYTGLNKCDYVPIAERK, from the coding sequence ATGGAAAAGAAGGCACTACTTGCAATCAACGGGAAGAATTATGAACTCCCGATAATTACCGGATCAGAAGGAGAACAGGCCATTGATATATCCAGCTTAAGGAAATTAACAGGGCTTATCACCTTTGATCCGGGCTATGCAAACACAGGAAGCTGTATAAGCTCAATAACCTTTATGGACGGTGAAAAGGGGATATTGAGATACAGGGGTATACCTATTGAGCAACTGGCCGAAAAGTCAACATTTGTAGAGACATCATATCTTTTGATAAATGGCAAATTGCCATCGCAAAAGGAGCTGAATGGCTTCTCTGTAATGCTTAATGACACAAGCCTGGTGCATGAAGACATGCGGAATTTTTTCTCCAATTTTCCGAGAAGCTCTCACCCCATGGGCATACTCTCATCAATGGTTAACGCACTCAGGGCCTTTTATCCTGAAATACCGGAAAGGTCTGAGCAGGAAGAGCTGAATCTTACAGTCACAAGGCTTCTTTCAAAGATACGCACAATGGCGGCCATGTCATACAGGATTTCAAGGGGACACAGTGTTGTCTACCCGAGGCATGATTATTCATATGCGGCCAATTTTCTGAATATGATGTTTGAAACACCTGTGAGGCCCTATGAAATAGACCCTGATCTGGTAAAGGCCATGAATGTTTTCTGGATACTGCATGCGGATCATGAACAGAATTGTTCTACCGCAGCCGTACGCCTTGTAGGAAGCGCCCGTGTCAACCTGTATGCTGCCATATCAGCAGGGATATGCGCACTCTGGGGGCCTCTGCATGGAGGGGCAAACCAGTCAGTAATAGAGATGCTCGAAGAAATAAGGCAAAGCGGCGGAAAGGTCGCCCCCTATGTTGCCAGGGCAAGGGATAAAAACGACCCGTTCCGGCTCATGGGATTCGGGCACAGGGTCTACAAGACATATGATCCGAGGGCTATTATCATGAAAAAGTGGTGCCACAAGGTGATAGAAAAGCTTAATATCAGTGACCCGCTTCTGGATATCGCCCTGGAGCTTGAGGAGGTTGCCCTGAAAGACCCATACTTTATTGACCATTATCTTTACCCCAATATAGACTTCTATTCAGGGATATTGCTCAGGTCGATCTCCATGCCCATCAATATGTTCACGGTTCTGTTTGCTATTGGCAGGCTTCCCGGATGGATCGCCCAGTGGAAAGAGAGCATGGAAGACCCTGACTGGAAACTCCAGAGACCCAGGCAGGTCTATACCGGCCTGAATAAATGCGATTATGTACCTATTGCAGAAAGAAAGTAA